In Papaver somniferum cultivar HN1 chromosome 9, ASM357369v1, whole genome shotgun sequence, the genomic stretch CACTTCCTTATCATCGTTATATTTAAATTGAAGCTTAAAAGGGCATCCGCATTTCTTCGTATTATAACGTCCCTTCTTCCTTGTGGTTTTTCGTTTATACTCACTACCCTTTTTCCAATGGCTCTCATGttttccactacactcgcaaatcATTTGAAAGGTGGTGTCTGTAACTTGTTTATTATGGACTAtgatgcacatctttttcaaccCTTATGATCGAGCCCATTTCTTTGCATCTTCCTTATGTTTCCACTCATAGTTGTTTGCATAGTGAGCACTTGTGTCCTCGGAAATTTGCACAGGTGGGGGTTGATCTTCCATAAGCACCTCTTGCTCTTCAATAACCACCTCTTGATCTTCCATAACCACCTCTTGGTCTTCCACCGGAATGTACAGTACAATCTATAATAGAATGACATATGTCAAAAAATCTTTTTTTCAAAACACAGAAACGGCTGGGTCGAAAAGAAAATATTCAGCCGTAATGACCTACACGGCTGGGTCTACCAGGGATTTTCCAGCCGTCAAGACGTATACGGCTGGGTCGAAAAATGATATTCCGGGCCGTAAATTGGCCTGTAACTGGATGAGTCAGCTTACGACCTAAAAAACGAGCCGTAAAACAAGTTATGACTGGGTAACCCAACCGGCGCCGACAGCATTAAATAGCATTTAATATTTTCGGCCAGGAAACCTAACTGCCGCCGATAGTATTAAATGCTTCTCATGCACGTAGAAAAAACCTAGCCGTAATTTTTCAGTTACGACCAGGAGTATTCTTCGTTCCATCCGTAACATTTTGataacggctgggagttcatCAATAGTGAGCCGTAAACAGAATAACGGCTAGGAGTTCATGGTTTCCAAGTCGTTATTGGACCTGGCGGCTGGAAACCTAGGGTTTTCGAAAGGAAAAAAATTGAAACTTCTTGCAACTCTGAGCTTAAAAACTGAAGTAGGAGTTAGAATAGAGGTATACCTGGTAATCTTGAGCATTTGcttcttcgatttcttcttctttttgggttggtccttcgaaatcatagtaaggttcatgagggttattttgagtttgagaatttttttttatgattttctgaaaaatcagCAAATAACTTATCGTTGTTGATGGGTATTAATATGTTATCGTATTTTGAAGATGAGGATTCACCTACATCAAAAATTTTGCTTGAATcactcattttcatttttttccccaaatttcttttcctcatcttctcttccttcaaatttttttttgttttgatgttcATCTTCGACACTTAATTTAAAGAAATGAATTAGTATTGATTAATTAGTTAATCATGATTAGTGATATTAATCAAGTTTATTATCTCAAATCATGTGGGTCATATTAGTcattatataaatatttggatagGGGGTGTTCACTATCACTATTTCATGACCCTATATAGCCCCCAAAAAGCCAAGCCttttaagccccaataataggattccaaTTTTAGGCCATATATTCAATTTACGCAGCACAGCATGCTATAGAGATGGCATACAAGTGCAACTGATAATAACAACAGCattcttaaacaggaaaagacAGACTAACCCAAATGACCTAAGTTGAGATTCTGTCTGAACTACCAGATTTGCTTTAAATAGGTGATTATTCGTGCCAACAAATAAAAAAGCTTGGCAAGCTagtcaatttactcagcaaaatGGGATACATTTTAGTCAATCAAGGACATTTATTTCCGATTGCAACTAATAAAGATCCTGAACAAACACATATGTACAGTACTGCACGTAACACAAGATTGGTACTGTTTTCTTTAACACTCGAGAGGAAAAAGATATAACACAAAATTGGTACAGTTTGCTTCAACACTCTAGAGGAAAAAGAAATCGGGGTTCGCAACAGATAACTGACATCGAGAACAACAAAGACAAATATACAACCTCTCCGAAGAGCCTCTTCAACTGCAGTAATCCTAGCAAAAGTTAGTCACCTTGTAGGCAGTAAAGCTGGCGGATATTTCCGGATGCTGCGATATCAAAAATAAATATACTGTTAGATAGTTATTGAGGTCAGATCCCCCCCAGTACACCTGCATTGTGTTTAAAGTAAACAACAACGAGAGGCACTTAACGGCAAAAACAAATGGCTCAGCCTTAGCTATTCATTTAATGTAGATCAACATGCATAGCCTCTACGGATGATTAATCACGTAAGAAAGCACAGGCTACTTCATCCATGATTTTCCAAAACAAAATGATAAAATCAATCGTGGACGTGAACTTCACCCACCCACATAATAAGTGGGTAACAGAAGCTCACTCTTCTTATCATAAAGCATCTAAGTAACTGATTATGTGGTTCATAAGGTTTCCAAATTTATTAAGCGAAATAAACAGAACtaaaaaaatatattaccatACAACCAATCCTTGAAGTATAGATGCAAGGCATTTGATAACTCCCGTTTCTTATTATCCTCGAGTCGCAAATTCCTTAAAGCTTGCTTGATCTCTTCAGCGctttgatactatatagaaattcAAAATGTGAAACATGTCAGTAAAGAACCTCAAACGCAGTTATCACCTAAAAGTTGTAATACAAAGTGCCCCATTAGGACATACATTTTTCTGCTGAGACGTCATGTAAACCTCGGGCAGGGGAAAAGGGTTATGTTTTGTAGCCTCGTGTGGAACATCTCCAAACCAGTTAGGAATCTACACATCAACATAAAAAACAAAGATCACTTCGTGATTAGATACAACACAATCTATGCAGGAGAATAACACTTCCAAGTAAACACAAGTGACATAGTTAACAGGAAATCCAAAGTAACATGTGAGATTGTGACTTCCACTAGTACTCTGAATCTGAATTTAGGAGCATACCAAAAAGTTTGTGTAATGATCAGGATCAAGGCACACAGCAGAATCAGCTTGGACATCAGAAACACCTGCGGGATGAGATAGTGAATCATGCGGATCCACCATTCCCAGCACCAGATGTTCATCCCATTTGTTAATATTTGCATCAATACCAGCTTGAGTCATGTGCATCCCCAACTGTGGATAAAATGTATTGTATGGTGCCACCTGAACAAATCAGGATAAACCAACGTTTTGTTAAGATATGTCTGCTGGTGGGTCTTAGAGATGGTTTAGCAGAAACAGAGTATATATGTGTAGATAACAAATTCACAAACCTGCAATTTATGGTTATCACCAAGAAAAACTGGTCGCTGGTTTACCCCCAAGAAGAACACACACTCACGGCAGTTGGCAATGCAAATCCGTTTTGCTGCTGTAATAACTTGCACTCTTTCACAGTGCTCAACTCTTACAGCCTGTTTTGGAACACAAAATTCATATACGTATGCAAATATCAGCTGTCTAATTGTCTTAGTGAAGTATATAGACATGAAGTCACACCTAATTTGTACATTCTGCTAGGACCCCAAAATAACATTAGCCTTTTTTCTGAAGAAACTCTTCCCCAACTAAGGGTCACACGACTCACACCCTCAACTCCCTACTTCAATAAAGATAGATGGTACGAAAAACCCCAAACTCGAAGTAGTGAAAGACACCATTAAGTACCAATTCATGCATACCTTGCCAATTGCTCCAAGAATAACAGTTGCATCAGAACATCCATAAACTGTTGCATATTGTAAAGGTGCTAGTATGTAAATTACCGAGTCATGGCAGTTCAGAACCTGCAACAGAAAATTATAATCCAGAGTATTTAGGGAATAAGAACGAAAAATAGCTTCAAGTGATGAAGCATATAAGTCCAACAAATATCGAGAAATACTAAGTACATCCTTCTCTAGTACCTTTATAGAAGAGCCCTTAAGATCAGATGGTTGCTTTACAACTGAAGTTTTCGAGACTGCCTCCACAAAATTAATATTTCTTGCACCATTTGAACCCTTTGATGGACTTCCAGAAGCATCAGCCATAGCAACATCTTGATCAGTGGCATTGGCTGGGCTAGTTTCCTTGGAGGAAACTTTTTCACCAGAGTGTTCTAACGCAGCCAGTATATTCTGCAGAATCCAATCATGCACTTGTGCTGCAGGAACTGGAGCAGCTGGCATCTCCGGATCAGAATTTGCAAAAAAGGGAGCAGCTTGGCTCAATGGAATTCCCTCAGAACCATTTTCACGAAACTGAATTAGGAACCCAAGGTGCTCAAACCTGTCTAACGACAAAACCTGCCAGTTAATGGCAACGTAAGAATCGCGTTAATTGTAAGCTCTTCCACGCAACAACAAATCATGAATCCAACTAACAAGTTACTTAATGTAGAAACATGGTTTATTTAACAGTAGTAACCAGTACGAAGTAATGTAGTACATTATGGACAGAAACATGATTTAGTATTCAAAAGACAAAATGCAAGAAATATGCACAAGAAATGATAGAAGTGTCAAAGAAACAAATTTAAAGTTGTGAAAAGACTAGCTGATGAATAAAAATTTACACAACTAGTAAGACAAGTTGGATGTACCAACCATAGCTTCGTCATCATTTTCATTCCCTTCCACGGAATCGGCCAAGAGAGACAGTATATTAGCAAAGTGCTTCTGTAAGTAGGATAACTGATGCATCTCTTCATCAACTTGTGATGGCACAAATCGGCGGCTATTGCTCCTTACAAGCTGCAAAGAATTCATTTGATCCAATCACAAACACAGTAGATGAATATAGAAACCATGATTTAATAATAAATTTGAAGGACAAAAGGAACAAGAAACACTTACTTGTAAGGGAGACATAGCAGAAAGACATCCATCAAATGCAGAAGTTGAAGGCCAAACATCAGAAACAACAGCTGAATCTTTATGAGTTCTTGGCAAAAGTCTCTTATAAGATTGAATataaagaaacaaaatcaaatcaTAAACATTAACACCAACAGAATCAATCTCATTAGGGTTAGCATTAACAATTGGATCAGAATCAAAAGGGAGAATGGAAGCTAATGTTTCAAGAACAATATGAGCATTATCAATCGAGATTTGAAGGATTTCAGAGATATCAGCAGCATTGATTCGAttagaagaagcagcagcagctttGAGAAGAAGTTTATGTTTAAGATCAGTTAGGGTTACAATTCCATCAGAGAAGATGAGTTTTGGTATTGGAAGAAGACCATATTCAAATGGTTCTCTTCTTACATGAAGAAATTGTTGTTtgggtgatgaagatgatgaaggttcGATTTCGTTGCTCATGTCTCATGTGATGATTTTGAATCTGACTTACTGAGACCAAAACAGATGGATACACAGAGAAGAGAAATGGTTATTCagagaaatagagagagagagagaatgtgGGAGTATAGGGGAGTACGATTAGAAAGTAGTACTAGGCGATGCGTAAATGATTGACAAGTTTGTTATAGTCAGTACTCACTAGGCGAGGGTTTTTGGATTCATTCTTCCGGGGTTTCTTTTCTATTACTGGTCCGGCTCGTGACGCGCAAAGTTTGTGCGTTACACCATAGCCGGTCTAGTCAGTGTGCAGTCATGATGGCGCTATACTGTACAGACCTTGAAGTGTTAAGATAGTGAAACCCTGCAGGACCAGAGAAGCGCAAAGATGTTGTTACACTGTAGAGTCAGTAGCCAAGTAATGACAAAATCAAATTGAcaaatgcaacatgcgatgttggcattgatgcatatccatagaattgagttggcccaaactcaaggatgatacaAGAGTATAGAATAGGTCAAGAGTTAACTTGTGTATTAGTCCAAGGCTTCCCAAAGCTTGGACAACACAAACAAGCTAGTGATGCAAAAGTATGCATCACTATTGTCGAGCAATTGGCTAAGTAAAGCAAGAATAACATATATGAGCATGCGAATCATATTGGCATCAGTTGGGAAGCATGTTGGCATGAAGTTGGA encodes the following:
- the LOC113310694 gene encoding TBCC domain-containing protein 1-like encodes the protein MSNEIEPSSSSSPKQQFLHVRREPFEYGLLPIPKLIFSDGIVTLTDLKHKLLLKAAAASSNRINAADISEILQISIDNAHIVLETLASILPFDSDPIVNANPNEIDSVGVNVYDLILFLYIQSYKRLLPRTHKDSAVVSDVWPSTSAFDGCLSAMSPLQLVRSNSRRFVPSQVDEEMHQLSYLQKHFANILSLLADSVEGNENDDEAMVLSLDRFEHLGFLIQFRENGSEGIPLSQAAPFFANSDPEMPAAPVPAAQVHDWILQNILAALEHSGEKVSSKETSPANATDQDVAMADASGSPSKGSNGARNINFVEAVSKTSVVKQPSDLKGSSIKVLNCHDSVIYILAPLQYATVYGCSDATVILGAIGKAVRVEHCERVQVITAAKRICIANCRECVFFLGVNQRPVFLGDNHKLQVAPYNTFYPQLGMHMTQAGIDANINKWDEHLVLGMVDPHDSLSHPAGVSDVQADSAVCLDPDHYTNFLIPNWFGDVPHEATKHNPFPLPEVYMTSQQKNYQSAEEIKQALRNLRLEDNKKRELSNALHLYFKDWLYASGNIRQLYCLQGD